The Acropora muricata isolate sample 2 chromosome 5, ASM3666990v1, whole genome shotgun sequence genome includes a window with the following:
- the LOC136917277 gene encoding uncharacterized protein: MERGESVEKPKKKSLGKYCVAGGHGNVSCTNNSRTEGISMHLFPRDDVTRQKWVRFVRRHRANWQPSKTSVLCSVHFELSDFEQRLDLNLGEGSSFQTKRWLKKDTVPTKDCVKQQENALSSREQRMLSVCLQKIIRHASKRLMTSPEEPEEAPLADSLPPPCDHDLDFACPLTPAALSETNLTYPPDIEPKDCCSTPSTSEPTRTTCDMCQSYVKRLRQVTDIYIFFTLLAKQLQNESTLFSSDEEDEKVPDKATDDEMGNDQDPLDIPSEESSSNEDRKDADPEWKLLEEKAKNLN, from the exons ATGGAGAGAGGCGAAAGTGTTGAGAAGCCCAAAAAAAAGTCTTTGGGCAAGTATTGTGTCGCTGGTGGACACGGAAATGTTAGTTGTACCAATAACTCCAGAACAGAGGGCATATCGATGCATTTGTTTCCTCGTGACGATGTAACTCGCCAGAAATGGGTCCGATTCGTAAGAAGACATCGCGCAAATTGGCAGCCATCGAAAACATCAGTACTGTGTTCCGTGCATTTTGAATTGTCAGACTTTGAGCAGCGACTCGATCTTAATCTCGGAGAAGGCtcttcctttcaaacaaagcgATGGTTAAAGAAGGATACTGTGCCAACCAAAGATTGCGTAAAGCAGCAAGAAAATGCCTTGTCCTCGCGTGAGCAAAGAATGCTAAGTGTGTGCTTACAAAAG ATCATTCGACATGCTTCTAAGCGGCTGATGACTTCCCCCGAGGAACCAGAAGAAGCTCCTTTGGCCGATTCGCTGCCACCACCATGTGATCACGACCTAGATTTTGCCTGTCCACTGACACCGGCTGCTCTATCAGAGACAAATCTGACTTATCCCCCTGATATTGAGCCCAAGGACTGTTGTTCAACACCATCTACATCCGAACCGACGAGAACTACCTGCGATATGTGCCAAAGCTATGTTAAACGCTTGAGGCAG GtaactgatatatatatatttttcactTTACTTGCAAAGCAACTACAAAACGAGTCTACGTTGTTTAGCTCCgacgaagaagacgaaaaagtACCTGACAAGGCGACTGACGATGAGATGGGTAATGACCAGGATCCTCTCGACATCCCAAGTGAGGAATCCTCATCCAATGAAGATAGAAAAGACGCCGATCCTGAATGGAAACTCTTggaagaaaaagcaaagaacTTGAACTAA